The Megachile rotundata isolate GNS110a chromosome 11, iyMegRotu1, whole genome shotgun sequence genome includes a region encoding these proteins:
- the ImpL2 gene encoding ecdysone-inducible gene L2 isoform X3, which translates to MRYCSMLINLICVIGLSYTVSGRPFTFLPRHAVERAAERRSLGRQIVEQNSNFLTPLSDYGTQSSETKPVEPWTKINQHPVNGIKTTVGSRVELECKASGSPPPEILWFTGSGTNEELIDYVKVSTHSLYDPSEEWKGVARITSKLVIECVTPDDAGLIYCASVSAREVKISTPTELRVNSEGVSGNCSSESDPTITLYSPTLVANIGATVVLPCRASGKPTPEITWLDNFNVPLSLSTNLRHRVLDSGDLLIEELLWKDMGGYTCQAKSGHRQQVVSTFLYPVRPEKEVHRTGN; encoded by the exons ATGCGATACTGTTCCATGCTGATCAATCTTATTTGTGTAATCGGCTTGTCCTACACGGTTTCGGGACGTCCCTTCACGTTCCTGCCGCGGCATGCTGTGGAACGAGCTGCTGAACGGAGGAGTTTAGGCAGACAGATTGTGGAGCAGAACTCTAATTTCTTGACTCCGTTGTCTGATTATGGAACGCAGTCTTCGGAAACTAAG CCTGTGGAACCATGGACCAAAATCAACCAACATCCGGTGAACGGCATTAAGACAACCGTGGG GAGCAGAGTGGAATTGGAATGCAAAGCCAGCGGTAGCCCGCCCCCGGAAATTTTATGGTTCACAGGAAGCGGCACCAACGAAGAA CTCATCGACTACGTCAAAGTCAGCACACATTCTTTGTACGATCCGTCCGAGGAGTGGAAAGGAGTGGCCAGAATTACTTCGAAGCTCGTGATAGAGTGTGTTACTCCGGATGACGCTGGATTGATCTACTGTGCGTCGGTTTCAGCAAGAGAGGTGAAGATATCCACTCCTACGGAGCTGCGGGTTAACA GTGAAGGAGTTAGTGGTAATTGCAGTTCCGAAAGTGACCCAACAATCACCCTCTACTCACCCACATTGGTAGCTAATATAGGAGCAACCGTGGTGCTGCCGTGCAGAGCAAGTGGCAAACCAACGCCAGAAATTACTTGGTTGGATAATTTTAATGTACCTCTAAGTCTATCAACGAATTTGCGACACAGAGTGTTGGATAGTGGTGATCTATTGATAGAAGAACTCTTATGGAAAGACATGGGTGGTTACACTTGTCAGGCTAAATCCGGACATCGTCAACAAGTCGTCAGCACATTCCTGTACCCTGTGCGC CCGGAAAAAGAAGTTCATCGGACGGGTAACTGA
- the Ufl1 gene encoding UFM1 specific ligase 1, protein MSTVDWDEVKRLAADFQKAQLSSTLQKLSERNCIEIVTKLIENKLLDVIFTNDGKEYVTPQHLGREIKNELYIHGGRINLVDLAQILNVNLSQVSKVASEIEKHSKGLKIILGQLVDKSYMDRIAEEINDKLMQHGCINVTELTIHYDLPAEFLQSLIEKELGKTIFGKQDTQDIKVFYTESFIARNKAKVRGALSAITKPTPLSAILGQCSVSERIFFSILDSLQEMKQIPGIIAGKQGTNSLYIPTIYSKSQNEWVDNFYKQNGYLEYDALTRLGISDPPNFIKRHFPNENMIFLDSVAIGTNIMDQVDANIEEAVATGSFIDISPLLPSVFTDKDMEMLLKIAEKKMNNNTYIFAKTVVISDAFLQSLSKSFETIAETKAREAVASGQWFQTIAENRIKSKSVDLILENRANKKEERRKKATSGKAGGGSQGRETKTKTTKKKYLQGKNRENESDDENVKVSSGKIELKLVSLEDITNEIMKDDNLSIIDELVEELASYLQPKINNHAIHMAEQLAQNNKTTNLNVVEERLNVLITNMRIFDKGIKHMDKTDQPALTKYLLKSVGTEFVNELFKLAAQQNMLQLSDNITTETRQKMLLDVPEDVKEPLMNVHKSIAGNSVDDFLNVAEPAMAICCLVLKKYDKKKERPFILGHREALLEELNTTQDPALALHLVTSILFTGVTQNVLYMSGRHVSTVLSFLQIHLLPSTMEILSKYHDMVLKSLTSSDEATKSDIQKELEAGLVEIKNIANNYKQHLKLDKQ, encoded by the exons atgagTACGGTAGATTGGGATGAAGTTAAAAGATTGGCTGCTGATTTTCAAAAAGCGCAACTCAGTTCTACTCTTCAAAA GTTGTCAGAGCGTAACTGTATAGAAATCGTAACAAAGTTAATAGAAAACAAGTTACTGGATGTAATATTTACTAATGACGGTAAAGAATATGTTACACCACAGCATCTTGggagagaaattaaaaatgagttGTACATTCATGGTGGAAGAATCAACTTGGTTGATTTGGCACAAATCCTTAATGTTAATTTATCTCAAGTATCGAAAGTGGCATCTGAAATAGAGAAGCACAGTAAAGGCCTTAAAATAATACTTGGTCAACTTGTTGATAAAAGTTACATGGATAGAATTGCCGAGGAAATCAATGACAAATTAATGCAACATGGCTGTATCAATGTAACAGAACTTACAATACATTATGATCTGCCAGCTGAATTTTTACAATCATTAATAGAAAAAGAATTGGGAAAGACAATATTTGGAAAACAAGACACACAAGATATTAAAGTTTTTTATACAGAAAGTTTTATAGCTAGAAACAAAGCTAAAGTAAGAGGAGCGTTATCAGCTATTACAAAACCCACACCATTATCTGCAATTTTAGGACAATGTTCTGTTTCAGAAAGAATATTCTTTT CAATTTTAGACAGTTTACAAGAAATGAAACAAATTCCTGGTATTATAGCAGGAAAACAGGGAACAAATAGTCTTTATATACCAACTATATATTCCAAAAGTCAAAATGAATGGgtagataatttttataaacagaATGGTTATTTAG AATATGATGCACTCACTCGTCTTGGAATATCGGATCCACCGAACTTCATAAAACGTCATTttccaaatgaaaatatgatcTTCTTAGACTCTGTTGCTATTGGTACCAATATTATGGATCAAGTTGACGCAAATATTGAAGAAGCTGTTGCCACTGGATCATTTATTGATATCAGTCCCCTTCTACCATCTGTATTTACCGATAAAGATATGGAAATGCTTCTTAAAATAGCAGAAAAAAAGATGaacaataatacatacatatttgcaAAAACAGTAGTAATATCCGACGCATTTTTACAATCGTTAAGTAAATCGTTTGAGACAATTGCAGAGACAAAGGCGAGAGAAGCGGTAGCCAGCGGACAATGGTTTCAAACGATAGCAGAAAATAGGATTAAATCTAAATCGGTAGATCTAATACTTGAAAATAGGgcaaataaaaaagaagaacgTCGAAAGAAAGCTACAAGTGGTAAAGCAGGTGGCGGTAGTCAGGGAAGAGAAACAAAAACGAAAACgactaaaaagaaatatttacaaggaaaaaatcgtgAGAATGAATCTGATGATGAAAATGTGAAAGTCAGTTCTGGAAAAATAGAACTTAAATTAGTTTCTCTAGAAGACATAacaaatgaaattatgaaaGATGATAATTTGTCaataattgatgaattggtggaAGAATTGGCATCATATTTGCAACCAAAAATAAACAATCATGCTATACATATGGCAGAACAATTAgcacaaaataacaaaactacCAATTTAAATGTAGTTGAAGAACGTCTTAatgttttaataacaaatatgaGAATATTTGACAAAGGTATTAAGCATATGGATAAGACAGACCAGCCTGCTTTAACGAAGTATCTACTAAAATCTGTTGGTACAGAATTTGTGAATGAATTGTTTAAGTTAGCTGCACAACAAAATATGCTTCAACTTTCGGACAATATTACCACAGAAACAAGACAAAAGATGTTATTAGATGTGCCTGAAGATGTCAAGGAACCTTTAATGAATGTACACAAATCAATTGCTGGAAATTCCGTAGATGATTTCCTGAATGTTGCAGAACCAGCAATGGCAATTTGCTGTCTAGTATTAAAAAAGTatgataaaaagaaagaaagacccTTTATTTTGGGTCATAGGGAAGCTTTACTAGAAGAACTTAATACTACACAGGATCCTGCACTGGCACTACATTTAGTCACGAGTATATTATTTACTGGCGTAACACAGAATGTTTTATACATGTCTGGAAGACATGTGTCCACTGTTCTTTCATTTCTTCAAATACATTTACTACCTTCAACAATGGAGATACTATCTAAGTATCATG ATATGGTACTAAAAAGTTTAACTTCCTCGGATGAAGCTACAAAATCTGATATTCAAAAGGAGTTAGAAGCTGGGTtggtagaaataaaaaatattgcaaataattacaaacaacatttaaaacttgataaacaataa
- the Rpe gene encoding ribulose-phosphate 3-epimerase codes for MTKKLTAKIGPSILNADLAQLAEESQRLVNNGADYLHLDVMDGHFVPNLTFGHPLVKCLRSKIKDTFFETHMMVSNPDQWIEPMSDAGVDQYTFHVEPVKDVPLVCRKVREAGMKVGVALKPGTPVDTVAEYVDLADMVLVMTVEPGFGGQKFMEPMMEKVSWLRKNYPTLDIEVDGGVGPATIDACAKAGANMIVSGTAVIGSSDQAKVIRTLRDTVNCAIQSS; via the exons ATGACGAAAAAATTGACAGCAAAAATTGGACCCTCTATTTTAAACGCTGATTTAGCACAACTTGCGGAGGAGTCACAACGATTAGTTAATAACGGTGCCGATTATTTACATTTAGATGTTATGGATGGACACTTTGTACCTAACCTTACATTCGGTCACCCGTTAGTAAAATGCCTTCGTAGCAAAATAAAAGATACATTTTTTGAAACACATATGATGGTATCTAATCCAGATCAG TGGATAGAACCTATGTCTGATGCCGGTGTTGATCAATATACATTTCATGTTGAGCCTGTGAAGGATGTGCCATTAGTTTGTAGAAAAGTAAGAGAAGCGGGAATGAAa GTTGGAGTAGCACTTAAACCCGGAACTCCAGTGGATACAGTTGCAGAATATGTTGATCTAGCAGATATGGTGTTAGTTATGACTGTTGAACCAGGTTTTGGTGGACAAAAGTTCATGGAACCAATGATGGAAAAAGTATCATGGTTACGGAAAAATTATCCTACATTGGATATAGAAGTTGATGGTGGTGTTGGACCAGCTACTATTGATGCATGTGCTAAA GCTGGTGCAAACATGATTGTTTCTGGAACTGCTGTTATAGGTTCTTCTGATCAAGCTAAAGTTATAAGAACTTTGAGAGATACAGTAAACTGTGCAATACAAAGTAGctga
- the Taf13 gene encoding TATA-box binding protein associated factor 13, which translates to MTTEEGFEQFEDEEAEIPIGGTLPGGRKRLFSKELRCMMYGFGDDQNPYTESVDLLEDLVIEFITEMTHRAMEIGRTGRVQVEDIVFLVRKDPRKYARVKDLLTMNEELKKARKAFDEVKYAGTVNQ; encoded by the exons ATGACTACCGAAGAGGGTTTTGAACAG tttGAAGATGAAGAAGCTGAAATTCCGATTGGTGGAACATTACCTGGCGGTAGGAAGCGATTATTTTCAAAGGAATTGCGTTGTATGATGTATGGTTTTGGTGATGATCAAAACCCTTACACAGAGAGTGTAGATTTATTAGAAGATCTAGTTATCGAATTTATTACTGAAATGACACATAGGGCTATGGAAATTGGACGCACTGGACGAGTGCAAGTTGaggatattgtatttttag tcaGAAAAGATCCAAGAAAGTATGCGAGAGTAAAAGATTTATTAACAATGAACGAAGAGTTAAAGAAAGCTAGAAAAGCATTCGATGAAGTTAAATATGCAGGTACTGttaatcaataa
- the LOC100883205 gene encoding transmembrane protein 170A has product MMEAQTDVSVLRSPVNLRHMNTGNVFYTPLTSFAEMWYQIFLWALFSSIFVHTIAGAICFATLRQHKYGKFFPLLIIIMGILLPLTSGVLSSAAVAFVYRASRYPLPPLYALLWGIGQTVVAGCVGFTRILATL; this is encoded by the exons ATGATGGAAGCGCAAACAGATGTTTCTGTTTTGCGATCCCCAGTCAATTTGAGACATATGAATACGGGCAATGTTTTTTATACACCTTTAACTTCGTTTGCtg AAATGTGGTATCAGATATTTTTATGGGCTCTATTTTCTTCCATTTTTGTTCATACCATAGCTGGTGCAATTTGTTTTGCTACATTAAGGCAACACAAATATGGAAA ATTCTTCCCATTGCTGATTATAATAATGGGTATATTATTACCATTAACATCAGGAGTTCTTAGCTCTGCTGCTGTTGCTTTTGTATACAGAGCCTCTCGATATCCACTGCCACCATTGTACGCATTACTTTGGGGTATCGGACAGACTGTTGTAGCGGGATGTGTTGGATTTACCAGAATATTAGCTACTTTATAA
- the ImpL2 gene encoding ecdysone-inducible gene L2 isoform X2, whose amino-acid sequence MHTEGIQMRYCSMLINLICVIGLSYTVSGRPFTFLPRHAVERAAERRSLGRQIVEQNSNFLTPLSDYGTQSSETKPVEPWTKINQHPVNGIKTTVGSRVELECKASGSPPPEILWFTGSGTNEELIDYVKVSTHSLYDPSEEWKGVARITSKLVIECVTPDDAGLIYCASVSAREVKISTPTELRVNSEGVSGNCSSESDPTITLYSPTLVANIGATVVLPCRASGKPTPEITWLDNFNVPLSLSTNLRHRVLDSGDLLIEELLWKDMGGYTCQAKSGHRQQVVSTFLYPVRPEKEVHRTGN is encoded by the exons ATGCACACCGAAGGTATTCAG ATGCGATACTGTTCCATGCTGATCAATCTTATTTGTGTAATCGGCTTGTCCTACACGGTTTCGGGACGTCCCTTCACGTTCCTGCCGCGGCATGCTGTGGAACGAGCTGCTGAACGGAGGAGTTTAGGCAGACAGATTGTGGAGCAGAACTCTAATTTCTTGACTCCGTTGTCTGATTATGGAACGCAGTCTTCGGAAACTAAG CCTGTGGAACCATGGACCAAAATCAACCAACATCCGGTGAACGGCATTAAGACAACCGTGGG GAGCAGAGTGGAATTGGAATGCAAAGCCAGCGGTAGCCCGCCCCCGGAAATTTTATGGTTCACAGGAAGCGGCACCAACGAAGAA CTCATCGACTACGTCAAAGTCAGCACACATTCTTTGTACGATCCGTCCGAGGAGTGGAAAGGAGTGGCCAGAATTACTTCGAAGCTCGTGATAGAGTGTGTTACTCCGGATGACGCTGGATTGATCTACTGTGCGTCGGTTTCAGCAAGAGAGGTGAAGATATCCACTCCTACGGAGCTGCGGGTTAACA GTGAAGGAGTTAGTGGTAATTGCAGTTCCGAAAGTGACCCAACAATCACCCTCTACTCACCCACATTGGTAGCTAATATAGGAGCAACCGTGGTGCTGCCGTGCAGAGCAAGTGGCAAACCAACGCCAGAAATTACTTGGTTGGATAATTTTAATGTACCTCTAAGTCTATCAACGAATTTGCGACACAGAGTGTTGGATAGTGGTGATCTATTGATAGAAGAACTCTTATGGAAAGACATGGGTGGTTACACTTGTCAGGCTAAATCCGGACATCGTCAACAAGTCGTCAGCACATTCCTGTACCCTGTGCGC CCGGAAAAAGAAGTTCATCGGACGGGTAACTGA
- the ImpL2 gene encoding ecdysone-inducible gene L2 isoform X1 — translation MKKQNGGTKRDGTRPDAQDKIVCTASKFRPRYIRLFEEEKKKTRYIPSCANRHDSHVHAIKLLTDVSKRRNREAQIKYKAGGVRKLRHSLRTPSRGCTPKMRYCSMLINLICVIGLSYTVSGRPFTFLPRHAVERAAERRSLGRQIVEQNSNFLTPLSDYGTQSSETKPVEPWTKINQHPVNGIKTTVGSRVELECKASGSPPPEILWFTGSGTNEELIDYVKVSTHSLYDPSEEWKGVARITSKLVIECVTPDDAGLIYCASVSAREVKISTPTELRVNSEGVSGNCSSESDPTITLYSPTLVANIGATVVLPCRASGKPTPEITWLDNFNVPLSLSTNLRHRVLDSGDLLIEELLWKDMGGYTCQAKSGHRQQVVSTFLYPVRPEKEVHRTGN, via the exons ATGAAGAAACAAAACGGCGGGACAAAACGAGACGGGACGAGACCAGACGCCCAAGATAAAATTGTGTGTACAGCATCTAAATTTCGTCCGAGATATATACGTTTGTTtgaggaagagaaaaaaaaaacgaggtATATCCCGAGTTGTGCGAATCGGCACGACTCGCACGTTCACGCTATAAAACTCTTAACGGACGTGTCGAAGAGGAGGAATCGTGAGGCACAGATTAAATATAAAGCCGGCGGCGTTCGAAAGCTCAGGCATTCTTTGCGCACCCCGTCACGAGGATGCACACCGAAG ATGCGATACTGTTCCATGCTGATCAATCTTATTTGTGTAATCGGCTTGTCCTACACGGTTTCGGGACGTCCCTTCACGTTCCTGCCGCGGCATGCTGTGGAACGAGCTGCTGAACGGAGGAGTTTAGGCAGACAGATTGTGGAGCAGAACTCTAATTTCTTGACTCCGTTGTCTGATTATGGAACGCAGTCTTCGGAAACTAAG CCTGTGGAACCATGGACCAAAATCAACCAACATCCGGTGAACGGCATTAAGACAACCGTGGG GAGCAGAGTGGAATTGGAATGCAAAGCCAGCGGTAGCCCGCCCCCGGAAATTTTATGGTTCACAGGAAGCGGCACCAACGAAGAA CTCATCGACTACGTCAAAGTCAGCACACATTCTTTGTACGATCCGTCCGAGGAGTGGAAAGGAGTGGCCAGAATTACTTCGAAGCTCGTGATAGAGTGTGTTACTCCGGATGACGCTGGATTGATCTACTGTGCGTCGGTTTCAGCAAGAGAGGTGAAGATATCCACTCCTACGGAGCTGCGGGTTAACA GTGAAGGAGTTAGTGGTAATTGCAGTTCCGAAAGTGACCCAACAATCACCCTCTACTCACCCACATTGGTAGCTAATATAGGAGCAACCGTGGTGCTGCCGTGCAGAGCAAGTGGCAAACCAACGCCAGAAATTACTTGGTTGGATAATTTTAATGTACCTCTAAGTCTATCAACGAATTTGCGACACAGAGTGTTGGATAGTGGTGATCTATTGATAGAAGAACTCTTATGGAAAGACATGGGTGGTTACACTTGTCAGGCTAAATCCGGACATCGTCAACAAGTCGTCAGCACATTCCTGTACCCTGTGCGC CCGGAAAAAGAAGTTCATCGGACGGGTAACTGA
- the Ipp gene encoding inositol polyphosphate 1-phosphatase: MKDGSRLLSVLLRVSEKAANIARACRYNDALFKLLVQEKSEEEKNPRFFQDFKTLADVLIQETIKHDIALEFPELAKVVQGEESNTFSNALGESIVVEVCPTAEETTQLLAKVMGSDIASAELLATEVHKDVQLLDIPMVAELPSDFDINVHDLGIWIDPIDSTADYINGGENVDDVTGVHLSGLRCVTVLIGAYLKSTGVPVVGVVNQPFYTNIDSQWKGNCYWGFAENDIRKCSIVKEPDDKKIVVLSRMEDENVKSKLLDAGFTLVEAAGAGYKILNVALGHVDAYILSKGSTYKWDTCGPQALLRSLDGGIIEFRSFINDSDSEYLDIKYLSTSSNFSNSNGLIAYRNFEILQTLKSILCK; encoded by the exons atgaaagacGGCAGCAGATTGTTATCAGTTCTTCTGCGAGTTTCTGAGAAAGCAGCAAATATTGCAAGAGCTTGCAGATACAATGATGCTCTCTTTAAGCTGCTTGTACAAGAAAAATCAGAGGAAGAAAAGAATCCTCGTttctttcaagatttcaaaaccTTAGCCGATGTTCTAATACAAGAGACAATTAAACATGACATTGCATTAGAG TTTCCAGAATTGGCCAAAGTAGTACAAGGAGAAGAAAGTAATACATTTAGTAATGCTTTGGGTGAATCTATAGTGGTCGAAGTTTGTCCTACTGCAGAGGAAacaactcaattattagccaagGTAATGGGTAGTGATATTGCAAGTGCAGAATTATTGGCCACAGAAGTCCACAAAGATGTCCAGCTATTAGACATTCCAATGGTAGCAGAATTACCATCTGATTTTGATATTAATGTACATGATCTTGGTATATGGATTGATCCAATTG ATTCAACTGCAGATTATATAAATGGAGGTGAAAATGTGGATGATGTCACTGGAGTACATTTGAGCGGTTTACGCTGTGTTACTGTTTTAATTGGAGCCTACTTAAAGAGCACAGGTGTTCCTGTTGTGGGAGTAGTTAATCAACCTTTTTACACGAACATAGATTCACA GTGGAAAGGAAACTGTTATTGGGGATTTGCGGAAAATGATATTAGAAAATGTTCTATAGTCAAAGAACCTGATGATAAAAAAATAGTTGTTCTTAGTAGAATGGaagatgaaaatgtaaaatcGAAGTTGTTAGATGCTGGATTTACTTTGGTAGAAGCAGCTGGTGCAGGTTATAAAATACTAAATGTTGCTCTTGGACATGTTGATGCTTATATTTTATCCAAAGGTTCCACATATAAGTGGGACACTTGTGGTCCACAAGCCCTTTTGCGTTCCTTAGATGGAGGTATCATTGAATTTCGAAGTTTTATAAATGATTCTGATTCAGAGTATTtggatataaaatatttatctacATCTTCCAATTTTTCTAATAGCAATGGTTTAATtgcatatagaaattttgaaattctgcagACCTTGAAGTCCATTTTATGCAAATAA
- the Ppox gene encoding protoporphyrinogen oxidase has product MTAILGAGISGLSAAYYGLNNPKITSLVIFEASNRVGGWIRSLKQPDGTIFEQGPRVIRANSLQILELVEELELSAEIIPVKYNHDAARNRYIYSNNALHCVPNSISGLFTKNTLLNRPLTYHLWKDFKARKVTKDDESVYNFMERRFGKDLPEKLIAPVFCGIYGGDIHELSAKSCMTSLFEAEQKHGSIVKGLIFNKFHEILKKKKETETKPETDTEINIKPNKPPSQLVQRAKTEVWRIWGIEGGFEQLPQKLAKNITERGINIKMQHTCEKLTFNKDYVELTVNGKSEKYSQVISSLPAKNLANLVQEQHPHLSKELCSIPTVSIAVVNLQFSENVLPISAFGVLVPPKEKIPILGVLFDSCVVPQNSKMTVLTVMMGGAWFQQYFSECSSEEQFRTVAIKYVKEILGIDEDPKAFHVSILKDCIPQYTLGHEQRLNRIRKYIAAHKIPLVLCGSSYQAVGVPDVILSAKQAVSDIN; this is encoded by the exons ATGACTGCAATATTGGGTGCTGGTATATCAGGTTTATCGGCTGCATATTATGGTCTTAATAATCCAAAGATAACTTCACTAGTTATATTTGAAGCCTCAAATCGTGTAGGTGGATGGATACGTTCCTTGAAACAACCTGATGGAACAATTTTTGAACAAGGTCCAAGAGTAATTAGAGCTAATTCACTACAAATATTAGAATTAGTAGAAGAATTAGAACTATCAGCTGAAATTATACCTGTTAAATATAATCATGATGCAGCTCGAAACCgatatatttattcaaataatgcaTTGCATTGTGTACCTAATAGTATCAGTGGATTGTTTACTAAGAATACGCTATTAAATAGGCCCTTAACTTATCATTTGTGGAAGGATTTTAAGGCACGAAAGGTTACTAAAGATGATGAAAgtgtatataattttatggaaaGGAGGTTTGGTAAAGATTTGCCAGAAAAATTAATTGCTCCAGTATTTTGTGGAATCTATGGAGGTGATATACATGAGTTGAGTGCAAAGTCTTGTATGACAAGTTTATTTGAAGCAGAACAAAAACATGGTAGTATAGTGAAAGgccttatatttaataaatttcatgaaattttaaaaaaaaagaaagaaacggaaACTAAACCTGAAACTGATactgaaataaatataaaaccaAATAAACCACCTTCACAATTAGTGCAAAGAGCTAAAACAGAAGTATGGCGCATATGGGGAATTGAAGGAGGTTTTGAACAACTGCCTCAAAAACTTGCTAAGAATATAACTGAACGcggaataaatataaaaatgcaacatacgtgtgaaaaattaacatttaacaAAGATTATGTAGAATTAACTGTAAATGGAAAAAGTGAAAAGTATTCCCAGGTTATTTCAAGTTTGCCTGCAAAAAATTTAGCTAATTTAGTACAGGAACAACATCCACATCTATCCAAGGAGTTATGCAGTATACCTACTGTATCAATAGCTGTAGTTAATCTCCAATTTTCTGAAAATGTTTTACCTATAAGTGCATTTGGAGTTCTTGTTCCACCAAAGGAAAAGATTCCCATTCTAGGTGTGCTATTTGATTCATGTGTTGTTCCTCAAAACTCTAAAATGACA GTACTGACAGTAATGATGGGAGGGGCATGGTTCCAACAGTATTTTAGTGAATGTTCATCAGAAGAACAGTTCAGAACCGTAGCAATCAAATATGTGAAGGAAATTTTAGGCATTGATGAGGATCCCAAGGCATTTCACGTCTCCATTTTGAAGGACTGTATACCACAGTACACGCTAGGTCATGAACAACGACTAAATCGTATCCGCAAATATATCGCCGCGCATAAAATTCCATTAGTGTTGTGTGGCTCTTCATACCAAGCTGTAGGAGTCCCTGACGTTATTCTGTCAGCAAAACAAGCTGTTTCTGATATCAAttag
- the LOC100882986 gene encoding 28S rRNA (uridine-N(3))-methyltransferase, translated as MSPVIPPAKNWKETNRLLKEQRKKWREERLVKKLKKEEAEELQKEAAKPVEHFEKKDVSTISIAVPGSILDNAQSPELRTYLAGQIARAACVYQIDEIVVFDDKGEITEDEKKKVRNDEVLGERRIGCLQLARILQYLECPQYLRKYFFPLHKDLQYAGVLNPLDTPHHLRQSDVSLYREGVITNKPVKGDKGSYVNVGLLNNVHVDKVLTAGLRVTVKIPPDQPNPKKIKGFIVPPNIPRAESGIYWGYNVRLANNLTEALTQGPYEDGYDLTIGTSDKGKSVDDIEVKSIKYHHALIVFGGLSGLEAALDGDPSLDVDDPSLIFDKYLNTCPQQGSRTIRTEEAILITLAELRTKLSSKVAPLPNPQFNSFVDN; from the coding sequence ATGTCGCCAGTGATTCCTCCAGCTAAAAATTGGAAAGAAACAAATCGTTTATTAAAAGAGCAACGAAAGAAATGGCGTGAAGAGAGGTTAGTAAAAAAGTTGAAGAAAGAAGAAGCTGAGGAGTTGCAGAAAGAGGCAGCAAAACCTGTTGAACATTTTGAGAAAAAAGATGTTTCAACGATAAGTATTGCAGTTCCTGGGTCGATTTTGGACAATGCTCAATCGCCAGAGTTGCGAACGTATCTTGCAGGACAAATAGCGCGTGCAGCCTGCGTTTACCAAATAGATGAAATTGTTGTTTTTGATGACAAAGGAGAAATCACAGAggatgaaaagaaaaaagttcGAAATGACGAGGTTTTAGGTGAAAGAAGAATTGGCTGTTTACAGCTGGCTAGAATATTACAGTATCTCGAATGTCCACAATATTTGAGAAAGTACTTTTTCCCGTTGCATAAAGATTTACAATATGCTGGAGTGTTAAATCCGTTAGATACTCCACATCATTTGCGTCAGTCTGATGTATCTTTGTATCGAGAAGGAGTGATCACAAATAAACCAGTTAAAGGTGACAAAGGTTCTTATGTTAACGTTGGATTATTAAACAATGTCCATGTGGACAAAGTGTTAACAGCTGGATTAAGAGTCACTGTAAAAATACCACCAGACCAACCAAATCCAAAAAAAATCAAAGGATTTATTGTACCTCCTAACATTCCAAGAGCAGAAAGTGGTATATATTGGGGATATAACGTAAGACTAGCAAATAATCTTACAGAAGCATTAACTCAAGGTCCTTATGAGGATGGATATGATTTGACAATTGGAACTTCAGATAAAGGAAAGTCTGTTGATGATATAGAagttaaaagtataaaataccaTCATGCTTTGATAGTATTTGGTGGGTTAAGTGGATTAGAGGCTGCATTGGATGGTGATCCTAGTTTGGATGTAGATGATCCATccttaatatttgataaatatttaaatacctgTCCCCAACAAGGGTCAAGGACAATTAGAACAGAAGAAGCTATTCTGATTACTTTAGCAGAATTAAGGACAAAATTATCTTCTAAAGTTGCTCCattaccaaatcctcaatttaaCAGTTTTGTAGATAATTGA